The Bacillus andreraoultii sequence TAAACATACTGGGATGATTTACTCTAGTAATTTATGTACAGAAATTATGCAAAATATGTCCCCAACCGTTCAATTTGAAGAGACGGTAGACGGTGACACAATTATTTCGTATCGAAAAGCTGGAGATATGGTCGTTTGTAATCTTTCATCTATTAATTTAGGCAAGGCTATACCGGACAACGTTCTAGAGCGCCTCATTCCTATTCAAGTTCGAATGTTAGATAACGTGATTGACTTAAATACGATAGAAGTAAAACAAGCAACGATAACAAATAAAAAATATCGATCGATTGGACTTGGTACATTTGGCTGGCATCATTTGCTAGCTTTGAAAGGAATTCAGTGGGAATCTGAAGAGGCAATACAACTCGCCGATTACTTATATGAAAAAATTGCTCAATTAACGATTACAGCAAGTATGGAATTAGCAAAAGAAAAAGGAGCATACTCACAATTTGACGGAAGTGATTGGCAAACCGGGGAATACTTCCATCTTAGAGGCTATTTAACTGGAGAGAATGCAGAAGTTTGGAAAGCGATCATGCATGATGTACGAGCATATGGACTTAGAAATGGTTATCTTATGGCGATTGCTCCAAACTCCAGCACATCGGTTATTTCCGGATCTACAGCGAGTATTGACCCTATTTTCAAACCTTTTTATTACGAGGAAAAAAAGGACTATAAACTTCCTGTTGTAGCCCCTGATTTGGATCATCGAACTTACGATGTTTATAGACGGTCTGCCTATATTGTTGATCAACGATGGTCAATTCGGCAAAATGCTGCCAGAATGCGACATATTGATCAATCCATTTCATTTAACTTTTATGTGCCAAATACAATTAAAGCACAAGTACTACTAGATTTACATTTGCAAGCTTGGGAATCTGGGCTTAAATCAACCTACTACGTTCGTTCAACGGCAACCGATATAGAAGAATGTGAATGGTGTGCTTCTTAAATAGATAGGGAAAAGGAGTTTAAACATGCATGCTTTAATTCTTTATGCAAGTTTTAGTGGGAATACAGAAGAAGTGGCTGAACTAATTAAGGACAGTTTATTAAATAAATCCATTGACGTAACACTTTATCGCATAACAAGGCAACCTGTTCATATTCCTGATTTTACGAAATTCGATATGATATTTTTCGGTAGCTTTACTTGGGCAAAAGGAGCTACACCGGAGATTGTAAAAAGGTTCGTTTATCAAATAGGCTATAAACCTGAAAATATCTTTGTCTTTGGTACAGGTGATACACAGTTTGGTGGGGATGTATTATTTTGTAAAGCGGCTGATAAATTAGCAAAGTTTTACACATCCCCCCTACCTCCATTAAAAATTGAACAAAGCCCAAGAGGTGAGCAAGTGGCTAAAGTAATCCAATGGACAGAAGGAGTTGTTACATTTTGCAACAAATACTTAAAAAAGTTACCGTGTTAAATCCAGAAAATCCAAATAAATCGACTGCCTTGTTTGGTGGAAAATCGAGTGGTATTTTAAATTGGAATGACCTCGCCTATCCACACTTTTATGATTATCGCGAACAGATTCGAGCACTATTTTGGCGAGCGAGTGAAGTCGACATGACTCACGATTCAAAACAATTTCCAACCCTTTCACATACGGAACAAGAGGCATTTTTAAAGATCATTGGTTTACTTGCAACGTTAGATGGTCCACAAACAGATATCGCCATGCGGATTGCTGATTATTCGACAGATCCATCCGTAAAATCGATTATGGCAACAATTGCTGATCAAGAAAGTGAACATAACCATAGTTACGCTTATGTTCTATCATCTGTTACTTCATTTGATAAACAAATTCAATCATTTGAAACTGGGCGAACGGACGCCACTTTATTAAAAAGAAATGAACGGATCATTGATGTCTATAATACATTTGCAAGAGAGCCTTCAATTGAAAATGTGTTGAAAACGATGGTGTACAGTGCTTTACTTGAGGGATTATTCTTTTACTCTGGTTTCGCTTTTTTCTACCACTTAGCGCGTCATCAAAAGATGGTCGGAACATCCACAATGATTTCTTATATAAACCGAGACGAACTGCAGCATGGTAAATTTATTAGTGAACTATTCCGAGCAACATTAGCAGAAAATCCAGAGCATAACACAGAAGAGCTTAGCGAGTGGATATACGAACAATTTACCTATTCAGTCCAACAAGAAATACACTGGAGTATTTACGTTTTAAAAGACGTACATGGTATTGATCTTGAAGAATTAGCTGGGTATATTAAATATCGAGCAAACAAAATGCTCCGGTTACTTGGTCTTAGTGACCTTTATGAAAGTCATTCAGAAAACCCAATGAAATGGATTCGCGCTTACGTTGATAACTTTGATGATACGAAAACAGACTTTTTCGAACAAAAATCACGTCAATACACGAAGGTCGGTGATTTAAACGGATTTGACGAATTATAATAAAAAACGATAATTAGGTAAAAAGGCTTGGCTAATCTAAGCCTTTTTCTTGCTTAAAATGGGCCTTACTAAAAGTTAGTTCAAACTAGGCGCAAATTTAGCATAATGAGATCCGGTGATATATGGTTCATCTAAAAAAGTCACTATCTTACTCAAACTTTTGATAATCGTATCGATATTCATCAATCGAAACATACCTTTCATTTTTTACTGTTACACCTTCCTTCTCAAGTAAAGCTCTTTGTACAAATCGAGATTCATCATCTTTAATAACAATTTCTCCTTTTGCATTAACGACGCGATGCCATGGTAGATTGTATTTTTGACTCATTGAATGTAAGATTCGCGCTACTTGACGTGCTGCTCTTGGATTACCTGCTATCCTTGCAATTTGACCATATGTCATCATTTTACCTTTTGGAATGGATTGGATAATTTCAACTACCCTTTTAGTAAAGTCATTCAAATGGATTTCCCTCCCTCTTCATAGCTAATTGAACGAAAAAAAGCAAATTATCGATTACTGATAACTTGCTTCTATATTATATCGTATCATTTTATAATACCTATACTTAGCTAGAATTCCTAGTCTTCTGTTTTATCTACTTGCTTTTTTATATTTCGTTTCACACCTTTGCTATTGTCCCCACTAGTAGGTGTTTTTCCATGCAATTCAGGTGCATTTTGGTTGCTGCTTCCTTTATTAAATTTCTTCGTCATGACGAAAACATCTCCTTTCTATTTTTCAACATAAAGTATGTCCTCTTTTTCATTATTTACGCATGGAGATGAAAAACGCCAAGAGACGGTATAACTAACAGGGGACTGTCGGATAAGGGGATATCCAAAAAAGGATATTCAAGAAAGTGGATATATCAAAGTTTTGAAACAGGAAAAGGGGCATCCAGAAATGAAAGAAAACGAAGGGACGCTCGAGTCTTCTTTGTGCACTTAAGACCACAAGGAAAGTAGAAATTGGATTATATATACTTTCCTATTAGCCAAAAATACGACTTTCTGGGTAGCCCTTTTCAATCATTTATAGTTATACAAGTTGCATCGCTAATTTTGAAACTACTTCTTTCACTTTTTGAAGCCCTTCTTCAATAATGGCTTCTGCTTGATCCGGATTCGAATTATGTCCTTCAATAATTACTTCATCAATAATTTCCATTCCGAATACTTTACTGAACATATTACGCATATAGTTTACAGCCATTTCCATTGGTTGCATTTCTGGGCTTGAATATACTCCACCACGTGCGTTCAATAAAATCACTTTCTTATCAGGCATTAAATTAATTAACTCACCTTGAGAACCGTATTTAAATGTAAAGCCCGCTTCAGTAATATAATCAATAAATGTATGTAATGCGGCTGGAATTGTGCAATTCCATAATGGGAAAGCAATAACTACGACATCCGCTTTCGAAACGGCATCCTTAGCCTTTTGTTTTGCTGCTAATATGCGTTGTTCAATATCCGCCAATGGTTCACCTTTTTGCAACTTTGCAAATGCATTAAATAAATCTTGCCCAACATAAGGCATATCTTCCTCAAATACATCATAAACGTTTATATTTATACCTTTCGCCTCTTTAACAGTTTCCATAAACGTATCATACATACGGCTCGAAACCCCTTGTGATGCTGGACGATTATTTGCTTTAACGACTAATATATTCATGTAAAACCTCCTGATTGTTCTCATGTGAAAATAGTAACATATAACATGATAGCTTCTATAAGAAAAGATGGCAAGTAATAGTTTACATTGATTTGTTAAAAAATGCACATATTATGCTCAGCAATTCTTTTTTTCATGGGTTTGTTCAAATGTATTTTTAATCATAATCTAGTAAAATAAAAATAACATATATTTTACTGCTATAGGAGGTTACCTTGTGGGAAAATTAACTAGACGAGAATTTAAAAAACAAATGAATCGGGAACGAATGATTCATGCTGCTGTTCAACTGTTTAGTTCCCGGCCGTTTTCCGAAGTAAGTATTCGAGAGATTGCAAAGCTTGCAGATGTATCTCCGGGTCTCATTTATAAATATTTTCCAGACCAACAACATTTATTTATGGAAGCTTTAATCATCGAAAGTAAAGGTCTTTATGAGTATTTAGAAAGTGAAACGGATATTGAAATGATTGCTAGCCGTTATATTAATTATATGTATAAACACGAAACACTGTATCAAATGATGGCATACTTCATGCTTGAGATGAATAAACCTAGTTCAATCACAGACCAACTTAGAGGAATCATTAACCCGATACTTACCATGATTGAGTCAGCGCTTAATCTTGATAATAAGAAAGGAACAAGGGAACAAGCACAGCTATTTTTTTCCTCATTAAACGGATTACTTATTACATATAAAAATCTTCCCGG is a genomic window containing:
- a CDS encoding TetR/AcrR family transcriptional regulator, with product MGKLTRREFKKQMNRERMIHAAVQLFSSRPFSEVSIREIAKLADVSPGLIYKYFPDQQHLFMEALIIESKGLYEYLESETDIEMIASRYINYMYKHETLYQMMAYFMLEMNKPSSITDQLRGIINPILTMIESALNLDNKKGTREQAQLFFSSLNGLLITYKNLPGRPEDKNLAHIHTLAKLLVKQLRGT
- a CDS encoding MGMT family protein, which translates into the protein MNDFTKRVVEIIQSIPKGKMMTYGQIARIAGNPRAARQVARILHSMSQKYNLPWHRVVNAKGEIVIKDDESRFVQRALLEKEGVTVKNERYVSIDEYRYDYQKFE
- a CDS encoding ribonucleotide-diphosphate reductase subunit beta, whose product is MLQQILKKVTVLNPENPNKSTALFGGKSSGILNWNDLAYPHFYDYREQIRALFWRASEVDMTHDSKQFPTLSHTEQEAFLKIIGLLATLDGPQTDIAMRIADYSTDPSVKSIMATIADQESEHNHSYAYVLSSVTSFDKQIQSFETGRTDATLLKRNERIIDVYNTFAREPSIENVLKTMVYSALLEGLFFYSGFAFFYHLARHQKMVGTSTMISYINRDELQHGKFISELFRATLAENPEHNTEELSEWIYEQFTYSVQQEIHWSIYVLKDVHGIDLEELAGYIKYRANKMLRLLGLSDLYESHSENPMKWIRAYVDNFDDTKTDFFEQKSRQYTKVGDLNGFDEL
- a CDS encoding flavodoxin, whose amino-acid sequence is MHALILYASFSGNTEEVAELIKDSLLNKSIDVTLYRITRQPVHIPDFTKFDMIFFGSFTWAKGATPEIVKRFVYQIGYKPENIFVFGTGDTQFGGDVLFCKAADKLAKFYTSPLPPLKIEQSPRGEQVAKVIQWTEGVVTFCNKYLKKLPC
- a CDS encoding FMN-dependent NADH-azoreductase, coding for MNILVVKANNRPASQGVSSRMYDTFMETVKEAKGININVYDVFEEDMPYVGQDLFNAFAKLQKGEPLADIEQRILAAKQKAKDAVSKADVVVIAFPLWNCTIPAALHTFIDYITEAGFTFKYGSQGELINLMPDKKVILLNARGGVYSSPEMQPMEMAVNYMRNMFSKVFGMEIIDEVIIEGHNSNPDQAEAIIEEGLQKVKEVVSKLAMQLV